The following proteins are encoded in a genomic region of Vanessa cardui chromosome W, ilVanCard2.1, whole genome shotgun sequence:
- the LOC124542479 gene encoding histone H1-like, with translation MDKLGACIASNLAAIQKVTDSSRKMEGSLVCDLREATRNTQAAVAELLRRQSKGADVEKLERENSQLPAELATFTQRLEQLTAQFNAFQAKQGFVPSAPSSDVATPKRATPAATTATASAARAPVASRKRAPAAQAGRASAGAAATSRASVASRAPAQLTSSEAGLMEHIGALIEEKLAAFRAELFPDRAYREAEKQRGRKRKAGPAPPPVTDLPPVPASFPSSSRPTASAESWATVAARKAQPGSRLKASSQPAAIKPAVKKAPKRRLPKVPATAAVVITVVESDDDLF, from the exons ATGGACAAACTTGGTGCCTGCATCGCCAGCAATCTGGCGGCCATACAGAAGGTCACAGACAGCTCCCGTAAGATGGAAGGGAGCCTCGTCTGCGACCTGCGCGAGGCCACGCGCAACACTCAGGCGGCGGTCGCTGAGCTCCTGCGGCGCCAATCAAAAGGCGCTGACGTGGAGAAGCTCGAACGGGAGAACTCCCAACTTCCAGCCGAACTCGCGACCTTCACTCAGCGGCTGGAGCAGCTGACGGCACAATTTAACGCCTTTCAGGCGAAACAGGGCTTTGTGCCGTCGGCTCCATCCAGTGACGTGGCGACGCCCAAGCGCGCGACGCCGGCAGCGACTACTGCTACGGCGTCTGCAGCGCGAGCCCCTGTCGCGTCCAGGAAGCGTGCCCCTGCCGCACAGGCCGGGCGCGCTTCTGCGGGGGCTGCGGCGACGTCGAGGGCTTCTGTTGCTTCACGCGCTCCCGCTCAACTGACGAGCAGTGAAGCCGGGCTCATGGAGCACATCGGAGCCCTCATAGAGGAGAAGCTGGCCGCCTTCAGGGCGGAGCTCTTCCCCGACAGGGCATATAG GGAAGCGGAGAAGCAGCGGGGGAGGAAGAGGAAGGCGGGACCGGCTCCTCCGCCGGTCACCGACTTACCACCGGTGCCCGCCTCCTTTCCCTCCTCCTCTCGTCCGACGGCTTCTGCCGAGTCTTGGGCGACGGTCGCGGCCAGGAAAGCGCAACCTGGATCGCGGCTGAAGGCGTCTTCTCAGCCTGCGGCAATAAAGCCTGCGGTTAAGAAGGCGCCTAAGAGGAGGCTCCCAAAGGTGCCGGCGACCGCGGCAGTTGTCATAACGGTCGTCGAAAGCGACGACGACCTATTCTGA